tgttctttttaaattgcagCGAAGCCCTGATAAAACGTACTACTGATATCATGGTAAAGGAAGGGTATCTGGCTGCTGGCTATAACTACATAGCCATAGATGATTGCTGGCTGGAGAAGCAACGCGATGCTGATAACCGGATGGTGGCCGATCGACATCGTTTCCCGAGCGGCATGAAAGCGCTTGCGGATTAcgttagtatttaaaaatgacaggcgcttgaaaatattatttaatattaactgaaattttgtttaactcAACGATTATTTTTGCACATACATTCACATTTTTACATTCtacatgtttattataaattaacatagcaataattcatgttatttttttctttataaagttaCTTAATGCATATTGAAGCAAAGCCTAAGTGACTTTCTTGCAAATTGTAGATCCATGAGCGAGGTTTACAGTTCGGAATATACCAGGATTACGGAACAAAGACGTGTGCGGGATACCCAGGAGTGCTAGGCTATGAGGAGATTGACGTCAAAACGTTCGCCGAATGGGATGTGGACTATGTTAAACTTGACGGATGCTATGTTGATTCTAGTAAAATGGATACTGGTAAGAGGTCGTACATTAATCACGTGATATTTTTAGCAAGTTTTGACCCTTACTACCTACTACTTTGGTACAAAATAGTAAGCATACCATCACCGCCAAcacatctgcagttcctctagtgttgcggatgttcaTGGCCATCGTTGATCCTCCGGTGTTCCCGTCGCTCGTATATCCCCttctctaaaaaaataaattctgaaaatattattaattgcttcattaaatttacttcatcactctaaaaataaatacagtgaTATCTATTTTTAGGTTATCCCGCTTTCGGAAAACTACTGAATGAGACTGGGCGTCCCATGTTGTATTCATGCAGTTGGCCGGCGTACCAGGACAAAGTAAGTATTgacaaaaacaaagaaaattcaCAATAGCTGCTTGGAATTTGGTCTGAAACGATGCAATAATTGTTagaaaaatttgaaacattcCTACACATTATGTTAGGTCATAGTTCGAGTCAAGGCCTCCGCTATCTATCATTGTCTATGTTGctattattaagatataataatgtatttaagtgTGTAAAAACTGTACTgcaaaaaattttacatttgtaaaatatttgaagcaTATATTCATAGCCAAAAAAAACGGAAGCAAAGAAAGTAGATTTGGAAACATGATGAggcaaaaatatgaacaaaaaattttaGACGATTACTTATATAGATTTGTAAACAATTCAATgtgaaaatcaatttttattgtagCCAAACTACGATTCGATTGAGAAACATTGCAACTTGTGGCGCAACTGGGGGGATATCGATGACTCCTGGGCATCTGTGAAGAGCATCATGAAGTGGTTCGCAGACAATCAGGACGAGTTGGTAAAACATGCAGGACCTGGACATTGGAATGACCCGGATATGGTCAGATTTCTGAGATTCTAAAACTATCCTATACTCGTGCACccctttaaaaattttactgatTTCACTGATCTCCTCTCGCTGTTGATCTTCAACTTGTAAGCTATCAATACTGTCTCTCTTCGTCGTGCACCCACGCCGAGACTTTATTATCTACCAACGACCTTAAGAGAAGGaagaaaatgcattttttttaatgcaattatAATTCCTTTCTGTTTACAGTTGATAATTGGTAACTTTGGTTTATCATTGGACCAAGCACGCGTACAGATGGCGGTGTGGTCGGTGCTCGCTGCGCCGCTCCTCATGAGCGTGGACCTCGCAACCATACGCCCG
This DNA window, taken from Papilio machaon chromosome 16, ilPapMach1.1, whole genome shotgun sequence, encodes the following:
- the LOC106715842 gene encoding alpha-N-acetylgalactosaminidase, which translates into the protein MSKTTMEILLYIFLWLLPSCLSLNNGLALTPPMGWLTWERFRCITDCKKYPQECISEALIKRTTDIMVKEGYLAAGYNYIAIDDCWLEKQRDADNRMVADRHRFPSGMKALADYIHERGLQFGIYQDYGTKTCAGYPGVLGYEEIDVKTFAEWDVDYVKLDGCYVDSSKMDTGYPAFGKLLNETGRPMLYSCSWPAYQDKPNYDSIEKHCNLWRNWGDIDDSWASVKSIMKWFADNQDELVKHAGPGHWNDPDMLIIGNFGLSLDQARVQMAVWSVLAAPLLMSVDLATIRPEFKEILLNKDIIKVDQDPLGKQGLRVWNGSNCEIWTRELVDGSYAIAIVNLREDGAPYTLRVNAHQMKIPKQTYKVKDLYKDEESRVFNPEDNFETRINPTGVRFYKFTKCVSHGRRRRENGSHCVV